In the genome of Pediococcus claussenii ATCC BAA-344, one region contains:
- a CDS encoding 5-(carboxyamino)imidazole ribonucleotide synthase, producing the protein MVQRDNEQTTAVFPGDTIGILGASGVCKELTLNAKRMGFRVITYVTTENNDISQLADFTIVDRLDNVEHLQQFAERCKIILFDPRLMDTRLYAFLNKYTELPQGSEVLEMSQDRVLEKAVIAGMGIDVVPYVTVVSLDDIYENIREVGFPAQLLPTWGSPNNGLILKSRSDIPQANRLLDRGSYILQSQMTDGMEIVASVVKDMNGHQNIYPMVENVYNDGRLTESIVPARCSDTMQNTIVNLVDQIASQLTFLGTISIKFLINKNRIFVKEVQPGLQHEQNIFNLATNVNVYEETLRSVCGMSLADIKLETPAVMFDVLSDQMSDIRTQWLIKSNWNFYLNAFLMNKKEEKTKIGYVLVSGENTDQILEQIDNTSVL; encoded by the coding sequence GTGGTGCAGCGTGATAATGAGCAAACTACAGCGGTATTCCCTGGGGATACGATTGGAATTTTAGGTGCAAGTGGGGTATGTAAAGAATTAACTTTAAACGCTAAACGAATGGGATTCAGGGTTATTACATACGTTACAACTGAGAACAACGACATTTCACAATTGGCAGATTTTACAATTGTTGATCGGTTAGATAATGTGGAACATCTGCAGCAATTTGCTGAGCGCTGCAAAATTATTTTGTTTGACCCACGTTTAATGGATACTAGATTGTATGCATTTTTAAACAAATATACAGAGTTACCACAGGGATCTGAGGTTCTTGAAATGTCTCAAGATCGCGTACTGGAAAAGGCAGTAATTGCTGGAATGGGAATTGATGTCGTTCCTTACGTGACTGTGGTGAGTCTAGACGATATTTATGAAAATATTCGAGAAGTTGGATTTCCGGCACAGTTATTACCTACATGGGGTTCGCCAAATAATGGTTTAATACTTAAATCCCGTAGTGACATACCACAAGCTAATCGTTTATTGGATAGAGGATCGTATATCTTACAAAGTCAGATGACTGATGGTATGGAAATTGTAGCTTCAGTTGTTAAAGACATGAACGGTCATCAAAATATTTATCCAATGGTAGAAAATGTATATAATGATGGGCGTTTAACCGAAAGTATCGTTCCAGCCCGGTGTAGTGATACAATGCAAAATACGATTGTAAATTTAGTTGATCAAATTGCAAGTCAGTTAACATTTTTAGGAACTATTTCAATTAAGTTTTTAATTAATAAGAATCGTATCTTTGTCAAAGAAGTACAACCTGGATTGCAGCACGAACAGAACATTTTTAACCTTGCTACGAACGTAAATGTATATGAAGAAACGCTTCGTTCAGTTTGCGGGATGAGCTTAGCAGATATTAAGCTAGAAACTCCAGCGGTTATGTTTGATGTACTTTCGGACCAAATGAGTGATATTAGAACACAGTGGTTGATTAAATCAAATTGGAACTTTTACCTAAATGCCTTTTTAATGAATAAAAAGGAAGAAAAAACAAAAATTGGTTACGTACTAGTGTCTGGAGAAAACACTGATCAGATTTTAGAGCAAATTGACAATACAAGCGTATTATAA